One Methanolobus sp. WCC4 DNA segment encodes these proteins:
- a CDS encoding carbon monoxide dehydrogenase accessory protein CooC, giving the protein MAKIIAVTGKGGTGKTATTSLLIRQLTKGDKVVLAVDADPDTNLPETLGCDTTKTIGDIKEYMHEERDNLPPDVNKESILEGKLYEILEEMPGYDLLVMGRPEGSGCYCYVNNLLRGIMNKLVTNYDVLIIDAEAGLEHFSRKIFRNVDDLVVVTDGSRRGLRTAERIRELVNELETDVSNIYVIANKVTDANRERISSTAEELGLELIGMIPVDEMIVERDLAGEPLFDLPDDSIAVQEVEKIAQKLGL; this is encoded by the coding sequence GTGGCTAAGATAATTGCAGTGACAGGTAAAGGCGGAACAGGGAAGACGGCAACGACCAGTCTTCTCATTCGCCAACTTACAAAAGGTGATAAGGTAGTCCTTGCCGTTGATGCGGACCCTGATACAAATCTCCCGGAAACTCTGGGATGTGATACTACAAAGACAATTGGTGACATAAAAGAGTACATGCACGAGGAACGTGACAATCTCCCTCCTGATGTCAACAAGGAATCCATATTGGAAGGAAAACTCTATGAGATCCTTGAAGAGATGCCAGGATATGACCTGCTGGTCATGGGAAGGCCTGAAGGTTCAGGATGTTACTGTTATGTGAACAATCTGCTTCGTGGTATCATGAACAAGCTTGTGACAAACTATGATGTACTCATCATCGATGCTGAAGCCGGTCTGGAACATTTCAGCAGGAAGATCTTCAGGAACGTTGATGATCTTGTAGTTGTTACGGATGGTTCACGCAGGGGTCTTCGGACCGCTGAGCGTATCAGGGAACTTGTTAACGAGCTGGAAACAGACGTTTCCAACATCTACGTCATTGCGAACAAGGTCACAGATGCAAACCGTGAGAGGATCTCCAGTACTGCTGAAGAACTCGGTCTTGAACTGATAGGAATGATCCCCGTGGATGAGATGATCGTGGAGAGAGATCTTGCCGGGGAACCTTTATTCGATCTTCCTGACGATTCCATTGCAGTACAGGAAGTTGAGAAGATCGCTCAGAAACTTGGTTTGTAA
- the cdhB gene encoding CO dehydrogenase/acetyl-CoA synthase complex subunit epsilon, with translation MVDTTKNTQIYSTYGRKMAKPVNPNVAGKMLSKAKRPLLVVGSEIVDNEQIIEKIVAMAKKGIPVAATGHSITALVNKDIGAKYINIHSLGTFLGDKNWTGLDGQGPYDTVVFLGHKKYYLDQVLSGIKNFTDLKALAIERHYMQNATLSFGNLKPEVHVEALAELVENL, from the coding sequence ATGGTAGACACCACCAAGAACACACAGATATACTCCACCTATGGTAGAAAGATGGCAAAACCTGTAAACCCCAATGTTGCAGGCAAGATGCTTTCAAAGGCAAAGAGACCGCTTCTTGTAGTAGGCTCTGAGATAGTGGACAATGAACAGATCATCGAGAAGATAGTCGCAATGGCAAAGAAGGGAATTCCGGTAGCTGCTACCGGACATTCCATTACGGCCCTTGTCAACAAGGATATCGGCGCAAAGTACATCAACATACACTCACTTGGTACTTTCCTCGGGGACAAGAACTGGACAGGTCTTGACGGACAGGGTCCGTATGACACAGTTGTCTTCCTTGGACACAAGAAGTACTATCTTGATCAGGTACTTTCAGGAATTAAGAACTTCACTGACCTGAAGGCTCTGGCAATCGAAAGACATTACATGCAGAACGCTACATTGTCCTTCGGTAACCTCAAGCCCGAGGTACACGTGGAAGCGCTTGCTGAACTCGTTGAGAATTTATGA
- a CDS encoding TIGR00288 family NYN domain-containing protein, with protein MANVKTGLNSIVKYLSTKKETGRRSIGLLVDGPNVLRKEFNVNLEEIRDVLKEYGNVKIGRVFLNQYASDKLVEAIENNGFEPIICSSDVDVRLAVEGMELVYNPTIDTMALVTRDADFKPLLNKANEHGKETIIFGVEPGFSTALRNSADYVIILENDEMNYYDDSHFKEEEEAVPETEIRHNSKHKNEAVMH; from the coding sequence ATGGCTAATGTGAAAACCGGACTTAATTCAATTGTAAAATACCTTAGTACCAAGAAAGAGACAGGCAGGCGCAGCATCGGTCTCCTTGTAGATGGTCCCAACGTATTACGCAAGGAATTCAATGTGAACCTCGAAGAGATAAGGGACGTCCTGAAAGAATACGGTAACGTGAAAATAGGAAGGGTATTCCTTAATCAGTATGCATCTGACAAACTTGTAGAGGCCATTGAGAACAATGGTTTCGAACCTATTATATGTTCAAGTGATGTTGACGTGAGACTGGCAGTGGAAGGAATGGAACTCGTCTATAACCCCACTATCGACACAATGGCACTTGTTACAAGGGATGCTGATTTCAAACCACTTCTTAACAAGGCCAATGAACATGGAAAGGAAACCATAATATTTGGTGTGGAACCCGGTTTTTCAACAGCTTTGAGGAACTCTGCAGACTATGTCATCATCCTCGAGAATGACGAGATGAACTATTACGATGATAGTCATTTCAAAGAAGAAGAGGAAGCTGTCCCTGAAACAGAGATCAGGCACAACTCAAAACATAAAAATGAAGCAGTGATGCATTAA
- the cdhA gene encoding CO dehydrogenase/acetyl-CoA synthase complex subunit alpha, whose translation MSDIEAGKFSIDELENVQITIGKIVGAIEKKAEEEGIEVGPTPKPGISGLRDWDYKLLSRYQPVYTPVCDQCCYCTFGKCDLTGNKEGACGINMEAHQARETLLRVITGTAAHSAHGRHILHHLIDKYGRDKPIDVGPSNLIAPNTQAVTGIRPETLGDLEEVMDYVEEQVNQLLATIHAGQEGAAIDFESKILHGGMLDHVGMEVSDLAQMSCLGMPKAETDTPLVEIGMGCIDPQKPVLVVIGHNVSGVTYIMDYIHDHDLDDKIELAGLCCTALDMTRYQAEKGGQPHAKIIGTLAKELKMIRSGVPDVIVVDEQCVRADVLDEAKKLSIPVITTNEKIMYGLPNRSNDSAAEIIEDLSTFKDPGALILNFDTLGEVAPELAIKMSKIRDDMGITALPSDEELQELSEKCVQCGACELDCPVNLPIMAAMKDGVDKDFRKFEELHDLCIGCGRCDQACPKDIPVLNMIEKASQKLISEEKGIVRAGRGQISDPEIREEGVNLVLGTTPGIIAMVGCSNYPNGTKDLYKVADEMLKRNYIVVMSGCSAMDLGMYKNEDGETLYEKYPAKFLAGNLINVGSCVSNSHITGTAIKVAAIFAQRNVTGNYEEIADYITNRIGAVGVAWGAYSQKAVAIGSGCNRLGIPVIVGPHGSKYRRALIGKPYDEAAWKVYDARDGSEMPIPSAPEFLLTTAESIEELFPMLAKNCIRPSDNSMGRMIKLTHYMELSQKYLGHMPEDWYRFVRTETDLPLAKREELLKILEAEHGWEVDWKRKKIISGPAMKADVSAQPTNVKRLCKGEC comes from the coding sequence ATGAGCGACATAGAAGCTGGAAAGTTTTCCATTGACGAACTGGAAAACGTCCAGATCACGATCGGCAAGATCGTAGGTGCCATTGAGAAAAAAGCAGAGGAAGAAGGAATAGAAGTAGGTCCAACTCCTAAACCGGGTATCTCCGGTCTCAGGGACTGGGATTATAAGCTGCTGTCACGCTACCAGCCAGTTTACACTCCTGTCTGTGACCAGTGTTGTTACTGTACCTTTGGTAAGTGTGACCTTACCGGTAACAAGGAAGGTGCATGTGGTATCAACATGGAAGCACACCAGGCACGTGAGACCCTTCTGAGAGTAATCACCGGTACTGCAGCACACTCTGCACACGGTCGTCACATCCTTCATCACCTGATCGATAAGTACGGACGTGACAAACCAATAGATGTAGGACCTTCAAACCTCATAGCTCCTAACACCCAGGCTGTTACAGGCATCAGACCAGAGACCCTTGGTGACCTCGAAGAGGTAATGGACTATGTTGAGGAACAGGTAAACCAGCTTCTTGCTACCATCCACGCAGGGCAGGAAGGAGCCGCCATTGACTTCGAGTCTAAGATCCTTCACGGTGGTATGCTTGACCACGTAGGTATGGAAGTATCCGACCTTGCACAGATGTCATGTCTCGGAATGCCAAAGGCTGAGACCGACACACCACTCGTTGAGATCGGAATGGGATGCATCGATCCCCAGAAGCCAGTGCTTGTTGTTATCGGACACAACGTCTCCGGTGTAACCTATATCATGGATTACATACACGATCATGACCTCGATGACAAGATCGAGCTTGCAGGACTGTGCTGTACTGCTCTTGACATGACACGTTACCAGGCTGAGAAGGGTGGTCAGCCACACGCTAAGATCATCGGTACCCTTGCAAAGGAACTCAAGATGATCAGGTCCGGTGTACCTGATGTGATCGTTGTGGATGAACAGTGTGTCAGGGCTGACGTCCTTGACGAGGCAAAGAAACTCTCTATCCCTGTTATCACAACGAACGAGAAGATCATGTACGGTCTGCCTAACAGGTCAAATGACAGTGCAGCAGAGATCATTGAAGACCTTTCAACCTTCAAGGACCCCGGAGCACTTATTCTCAACTTCGATACCCTTGGAGAGGTAGCACCTGAACTTGCTATCAAGATGTCAAAGATACGTGACGACATGGGTATAACCGCACTTCCAAGCGATGAGGAACTTCAGGAACTTTCAGAGAAATGTGTCCAGTGTGGTGCCTGTGAACTTGACTGTCCTGTAAACCTTCCGATCATGGCAGCCATGAAAGATGGTGTTGACAAGGACTTCCGCAAGTTCGAGGAACTCCACGACCTCTGTATCGGTTGTGGAAGATGTGACCAGGCATGTCCAAAGGATATCCCTGTCCTCAACATGATAGAAAAGGCTTCACAGAAACTCATCAGTGAAGAGAAGGGTATTGTACGTGCAGGAAGAGGACAGATCAGTGACCCTGAGATCCGTGAGGAAGGTGTCAACCTTGTTCTTGGTACAACTCCAGGTATCATTGCAATGGTAGGATGTTCCAACTATCCTAACGGTACAAAGGACCTGTACAAGGTTGCAGATGAGATGCTCAAGAGGAACTACATCGTCGTCATGTCCGGATGTTCAGCAATGGACCTCGGTATGTACAAGAACGAGGACGGTGAGACCCTCTATGAGAAATATCCTGCAAAGTTCCTTGCCGGTAACCTCATCAATGTAGGTTCATGTGTCTCCAACTCACACATCACAGGAACAGCGATCAAGGTAGCTGCCATCTTCGCTCAGAGGAATGTTACAGGTAACTATGAGGAGATCGCTGACTACATCACAAACCGTATCGGTGCTGTCGGTGTAGCATGGGGAGCATACTCACAGAAGGCAGTTGCGATCGGTTCAGGATGTAACAGGCTCGGTATACCTGTAATTGTCGGACCACACGGTTCCAAGTACAGAAGGGCACTCATCGGTAAGCCATATGATGAAGCAGCATGGAAGGTATACGATGCAAGGGACGGTTCAGAGATGCCTATCCCATCCGCACCTGAGTTCCTGCTCACAACCGCTGAGTCCATTGAGGAACTCTTCCCGATGCTTGCAAAGAACTGTATCCGTCCATCTGACAACAGCATGGGAAGGATGATCAAACTGACCCACTACATGGAGCTCAGTCAGAAGTACCTCGGTCACATGCCTGAGGACTGGTACAGGTTCGTAAGGACAGAGACAGACCTTCCGCTTGCAAAGCGTGAGGAGCTTCTCAAGATCCTTGAGGCAGAACACGGATGGGAGGTCGACTGGAAGCGTAAGAAGATCATTTCCGGTCCGGCAATGAAGGCAGATGTTTCTGCCCAGCCTACTAACGTAAAGAGACTCTGCAAGGGGGAATGTTAA
- the cdhD gene encoding CO dehydrogenase/acetyl-CoA synthase subunit delta, which translates to MTKKMKLSQLSDMLQDLDVESLEGVTIEGDIELNISGGGGLNPALAYALGNEISQISLHMANIGRMLGFPAEQLFASAFGMAEAPQAGALPTSPKIQELLASKFEVSKVDNWKNPIQEVTLGATSGDGGTRKSTVTIGGENALPYYFDAEMPHRNYVTMDVFDMPIGMAKAVKGNYEDVINDPAEWAKKVVRDFNADMVTIHLISTDPLISDTPAKEAAKVVEDVLQAVDVPIVIGGSGNPEKDPEVLEKAAEVAEGERVLLASASLNLDYERIAKAAMDYGHNVLSWTQLEINAQKELNRKLMKQCNVPRDRIVMDPTTAALGYGLDYAYTNMERIRLAGLMGDDELTFPMSSGTTNAWGAREAWMVSSPLNQDSDWGPREYRGPIWEIVTGLALSLAGNDMFMMMHPTSVQVLKEITQTLYGSIESEEIDITNWVGAEV; encoded by the coding sequence ATGACAAAGAAAATGAAATTATCACAGCTTAGTGATATGTTGCAGGACCTCGATGTGGAGTCACTGGAAGGTGTGACCATCGAAGGTGACATCGAGCTTAACATATCCGGCGGTGGAGGACTTAATCCTGCACTCGCTTATGCACTGGGAAATGAGATATCCCAGATATCCCTGCACATGGCCAACATCGGAAGGATGCTTGGATTCCCTGCTGAACAGTTGTTCGCATCTGCTTTCGGAATGGCAGAAGCACCACAGGCAGGAGCACTACCAACTTCCCCGAAGATACAGGAACTCCTTGCTTCCAAATTCGAGGTTTCAAAGGTAGACAACTGGAAGAACCCTATCCAGGAAGTAACACTTGGTGCAACATCAGGTGACGGTGGAACGAGAAAGAGCACTGTGACCATTGGTGGAGAGAACGCACTTCCATATTACTTCGATGCCGAGATGCCACACAGGAACTACGTCACAATGGACGTTTTCGACATGCCGATAGGTATGGCAAAGGCAGTAAAGGGCAACTACGAGGATGTTATCAACGATCCTGCCGAGTGGGCAAAGAAGGTCGTGCGTGACTTTAACGCAGACATGGTAACAATTCACCTTATCTCAACTGACCCGCTCATCAGCGACACCCCTGCAAAGGAAGCAGCAAAGGTCGTCGAAGATGTACTTCAGGCAGTTGACGTACCTATCGTTATCGGTGGTTCAGGTAACCCTGAGAAGGACCCTGAAGTACTCGAGAAGGCAGCAGAAGTTGCAGAAGGAGAGAGAGTACTTCTCGCATCCGCAAGTCTGAACCTTGACTACGAGAGGATCGCAAAGGCAGCCATGGACTACGGACACAATGTCCTTTCCTGGACACAGCTTGAGATCAACGCTCAGAAAGAGCTTAACAGGAAGCTTATGAAGCAGTGTAATGTCCCAAGGGACAGAATAGTAATGGACCCAACCACAGCAGCTCTGGGTTACGGTCTTGACTACGCTTACACCAACATGGAGCGTATAAGACTTGCCGGTCTTATGGGCGACGACGAACTGACATTCCCAATGTCATCCGGTACCACCAACGCATGGGGTGCCCGTGAGGCATGGATGGTCTCTTCCCCTCTCAACCAGGACTCCGACTGGGGACCAAGGGAATACCGTGGACCGATCTGGGAGATCGTCACAGGTCTTGCACTCTCACTTGCAGGTAACGATATGTTCATGATGATGCATCCAACATCCGTACAGGTGCTCAAGGAAATTACACAGACACTCTACGGTTCCATCGAGTCCGAAGAGATAGACATCACCAACTGGGTAGGAGCGGAGGTGTGA
- a CDS encoding homocitrate synthase family protein codes for MSENKDYSRNKLMDHLNLPPLDIEICDVTLRDGEQTPGVVFTREEKIALATKLDSIGVDIIEAGFPVVSVSEKAIVKEIANMGLDARTCCLARSKVSDVETAVDCDVDFISIFIAMSDLHLKYKYHKSCEEMFSCAMEAVQYAKDHGVGVRFAAEDGSRTDVEVLKNAFKAAEEYKVDYVSIADTIGILNPSTTYYLVSEIRKTVDTPVCIHCHNDLGMATANTLAAAEAGAKQLHTTVNAIGERAGNASLEEVLVALRIQYGIDRYDTTGLTELSKMVNEYSGLKPAVNKAIVGEHTFSHESGIHVCAILEEPRTYELFTPEMVGGKRHLIVGKHTGMKALKGIVGDMGHQLSDEQLAGLLDRIKNCTETKNGISPSRLETMVKEAKQH; via the coding sequence ATGTCAGAAAATAAGGATTACTCAAGAAACAAGCTTATGGATCATCTGAATTTACCACCTCTTGATATTGAGATCTGCGACGTGACACTCAGGGATGGTGAACAGACACCCGGAGTGGTCTTTACAAGGGAGGAGAAGATCGCCCTTGCAACAAAACTGGACTCCATTGGTGTGGATATCATCGAGGCAGGATTCCCTGTGGTATCCGTCTCTGAAAAGGCAATTGTTAAGGAAATTGCCAACATGGGACTCGATGCACGTACATGCTGTCTTGCCAGGTCAAAGGTAAGTGATGTTGAGACGGCAGTCGACTGTGATGTTGATTTCATCAGCATATTCATCGCAATGTCCGATCTCCATCTTAAATATAAGTACCATAAGAGCTGTGAGGAGATGTTCTCCTGTGCAATGGAAGCTGTCCAGTATGCAAAGGACCATGGCGTAGGTGTCAGGTTCGCAGCAGAGGACGGTAGCAGGACAGATGTAGAGGTGCTTAAGAATGCTTTCAAGGCTGCTGAGGAGTACAAAGTAGACTATGTGAGTATTGCTGACACAATCGGTATCCTGAATCCAAGTACTACCTATTATCTTGTAAGTGAGATCAGGAAAACGGTTGATACTCCTGTATGTATACACTGCCACAATGATCTTGGAATGGCAACCGCAAACACTCTTGCTGCTGCTGAGGCAGGTGCAAAACAACTTCATACGACTGTGAACGCCATTGGAGAGAGAGCAGGTAATGCCTCACTTGAGGAAGTTCTCGTTGCATTGAGGATCCAATATGGAATTGACAGGTATGATACTACCGGGCTAACTGAGCTCTCAAAGATGGTCAATGAATACTCAGGACTTAAGCCTGCGGTCAATAAAGCTATCGTAGGTGAGCATACTTTCTCACATGAATCAGGTATCCATGTGTGTGCGATCCTTGAGGAACCTCGTACCTATGAGCTATTCACCCCGGAGATGGTAGGTGGGAAGCGCCATCTGATCGTAGGTAAACATACGGGAATGAAGGCCCTGAAAGGAATTGTCGGTGATATGGGCCACCAGCTTTCAGATGAACAACTAGCCGGGCTCCTTGACAGGATAAAGAACTGTACCGAAACAAAGAACGGTATATCTCCTTCAAGACTTGAGACAATGGTAAAAGAAGCAAAACAGCATTAA
- a CDS encoding rhomboid family intramembrane serine protease: MNHLDKKCWICGKEESIPFRCRFCDKVFCSKHRLPEQHACEGLEQLKQDRSYSGSPGYGNYGNDDIFKDALKNTAKHAAKSAVKGMGSNIKYSMKSSPSMAIIYLCIFSFILQIVIPGYQELFQMVPAFILSHPWTLLTHMFIHADFTHIFFNMLVLFFFGPELERRAGKNIFLNVYLTAGLVAAIAYSLTTDNPFIPVVGASGAIMGIFAALAIIAPDIKVYVYFIPMQITHALILFAIVDFVLLGSNDMIAHTAHLSGILVGLLMGSRIKRAQIKYSSYGNTYYRR; the protein is encoded by the coding sequence GTGAATCATTTGGATAAAAAATGCTGGATATGTGGCAAAGAAGAGAGCATTCCCTTCAGATGTCGTTTTTGCGATAAGGTCTTTTGTTCCAAGCACAGGCTTCCCGAGCAACATGCATGCGAAGGCCTTGAACAGCTCAAACAGGACAGATCATACAGCGGAAGCCCAGGATATGGGAATTACGGAAATGATGATATCTTCAAGGATGCACTGAAGAACACTGCGAAACATGCAGCCAAAAGCGCAGTGAAAGGCATGGGCAGTAATATTAAGTACTCCATGAAAAGCAGCCCTTCAATGGCGATCATCTACCTCTGTATATTCTCGTTCATCCTACAGATAGTGATACCGGGCTATCAGGAATTGTTCCAGATGGTGCCTGCATTCATACTATCGCACCCATGGACACTGTTAACCCACATGTTCATCCATGCAGACTTCACCCACATATTCTTCAATATGCTGGTACTGTTCTTCTTCGGACCTGAACTTGAAAGGAGAGCAGGCAAAAATATATTCCTTAATGTATACCTCACAGCGGGTCTTGTTGCTGCCATAGCCTATTCCCTGACCACAGACAACCCCTTCATACCTGTTGTCGGTGCCAGTGGGGCGATAATGGGAATATTTGCAGCCCTTGCCATAATAGCACCGGACATAAAGGTATACGTATATTTCATCCCCATGCAGATCACACATGCATTGATACTCTTCGCCATAGTTGATTTTGTCCTGCTGGGTTCGAACGATATGATAGCTCACACTGCCCACCTGAGTGGTATACTTGTGGGTCTGCTCATGGGAAGCCGTATAAAGCGAGCACAGATAAAGTATAGTTCATACGGCAACACATATTATCGAAGGTGA
- a CDS encoding NAD(+)/NADH kinase, giving the protein MKVSKIGIVSRFDHQDALDMVRMIHDEFSSKVDIVLSPKTGTHLGLTENTLPVEEMRAAGVQMIISVGGDGTVLRNISKMEDPLPVLGINMGTLGFLVDVPPEDAIENIEDVLKGFTYTERSRLSVHLNGKRLQDATNEIVLITARPAKILTFRIAVDDSEIEDMRADGIVIATPTGSTAYAMSAGGPIVDPRVDASIVVPIAPFKLSARPWIVPGDSSIKVEMTIPEKEAVIVIDGQHSYDMKENDVVTITRGENPARFVSSSVNGFYEKVQSKLA; this is encoded by the coding sequence ATGAAGGTCAGTAAAATAGGAATTGTATCGCGCTTCGATCATCAGGATGCTCTTGATATGGTCAGGATGATCCACGATGAGTTCAGCTCAAAGGTGGACATCGTGCTCTCTCCAAAGACAGGAACGCACCTCGGGCTGACAGAGAACACCCTTCCGGTGGAGGAAATGCGTGCTGCAGGTGTGCAGATGATAATTTCTGTGGGAGGTGACGGCACGGTGCTCAGAAATATATCGAAGATGGAAGACCCGTTGCCGGTACTTGGCATCAATATGGGAACTCTGGGTTTCCTTGTGGATGTGCCCCCGGAGGATGCCATTGAGAACATTGAGGATGTGCTGAAAGGTTTCACTTATACAGAGCGTTCACGGCTCAGTGTGCACCTTAACGGTAAAAGGCTACAGGATGCCACCAACGAGATAGTTCTCATTACTGCAAGACCGGCAAAGATCCTTACATTCAGGATAGCGGTGGATGATTCGGAGATAGAGGATATGAGGGCTGATGGTATCGTCATTGCAACACCTACGGGCTCGACGGCATATGCAATGAGTGCTGGTGGTCCCATCGTGGATCCACGTGTTGATGCATCAATAGTGGTCCCTATAGCTCCTTTCAAGCTGTCTGCCAGACCCTGGATCGTACCGGGTGACAGCAGTATCAAGGTGGAGATGACAATTCCGGAGAAGGAGGCTGTAATTGTCATAGATGGACAGCATTCCTATGATATGAAGGAGAATGATGTGGTCACGATCACCAGGGGAGAGAACCCTGCAAGGTTCGTCAGTAGTTCCGTAAATGGATTCTATGAAAAGGTACAGAGCAAGCTTGCCTGA
- the cdhC gene encoding CO dehydrogenase/CO-methylating acetyl-CoA synthase complex subunit beta: MADEFPFEISPMFEGERIRKDGMYAELAGPKSKGFELVRAADMNEVEDGKFTLIGPDISDMEEGSRYPLAMIYKIAGELVEADLESIVERRNHEFQNYIQGFMHLNQRDDVWMRVSKDAVAKGMTSFESVAKAIMMLFKNELPFIEAVEAIYITDMDEIEKEVENARAVYKARDERTRDLHDEDVDTFYGCTLCASFAPTNVCVVTPDRISLCGAINWFDGRAAAKVDPEGPQFAIPKGDVIDAESGEYTGVNEAAERLSSGEYDRIKLHSFFEYPHTSCGCFEVVGFYIPEVDGIGWVDRDFAGTAPNGLQFSTMAGQTGGGKQVVGFLGVGVNYFRSPKFIQSDGGWDRVVWLPKMLKDKILSDIPEDIRDKIATEEDATDVESLRNFLKDNDHPILARWVEEEEEAPEEEEATEAAPQAGFAAPQMQMPTGGFMPSMPMMSGGGSGGVKIVLKNAKVSIDKVIIKKQD; the protein is encoded by the coding sequence ATGGCAGATGAATTTCCTTTTGAAATATCTCCTATGTTTGAAGGAGAGAGGATTAGAAAAGACGGTATGTATGCAGAACTTGCAGGTCCTAAATCCAAAGGATTCGAACTTGTAAGAGCAGCAGATATGAATGAGGTGGAGGATGGTAAGTTCACACTTATCGGTCCTGATATCTCAGACATGGAAGAAGGTTCCAGGTATCCTCTTGCAATGATCTACAAGATCGCAGGAGAGCTTGTAGAAGCTGATCTTGAGTCCATCGTTGAAAGAAGGAACCACGAATTCCAGAACTACATACAGGGTTTCATGCACCTGAACCAGAGAGACGATGTCTGGATGAGGGTAAGCAAGGATGCAGTTGCAAAGGGCATGACCTCCTTTGAATCTGTTGCAAAAGCTATCATGATGCTCTTTAAGAACGAACTTCCTTTCATAGAGGCTGTAGAAGCTATCTACATCACAGATATGGATGAGATCGAGAAGGAAGTCGAGAATGCAAGGGCAGTCTATAAGGCAAGAGATGAGAGGACCCGTGACCTGCACGATGAGGATGTTGACACATTCTATGGATGTACTCTTTGTGCATCATTCGCTCCAACCAATGTCTGTGTCGTCACACCAGACAGGATATCACTTTGTGGTGCTATCAACTGGTTCGACGGCAGGGCAGCTGCAAAGGTAGACCCTGAAGGTCCTCAGTTCGCAATTCCAAAAGGCGATGTAATTGACGCAGAATCCGGAGAATACACCGGTGTCAACGAAGCTGCAGAGAGGCTTTCAAGCGGCGAATATGACCGTATCAAGCTGCACTCATTCTTCGAGTACCCACACACATCCTGTGGATGTTTCGAGGTAGTAGGTTTCTACATACCTGAAGTGGACGGTATCGGATGGGTGGACAGGGACTTCGCAGGAACAGCTCCAAACGGTCTCCAGTTCTCAACCATGGCAGGACAGACCGGTGGAGGTAAGCAGGTAGTAGGTTTCCTCGGTGTAGGTGTCAACTACTTCCGTTCACCAAAGTTCATTCAGTCCGACGGTGGATGGGACAGGGTTGTCTGGCTCCCTAAGATGCTCAAGGACAAGATCCTCAGCGACATTCCAGAGGACATCCGTGACAAGATCGCAACCGAAGAGGATGCAACAGATGTCGAGAGTCTCAGGAACTTCCTCAAGGACAATGATCACCCAATTCTTGCAAGGTGGGTAGAGGAAGAAGAGGAAGCACCTGAAGAGGAAGAGGCAACCGAAGCAGCTCCACAGGCAGGCTTTGCTGCACCACAGATGCAGATGCCAACTGGCGGCTTCATGCCATCCATGCCAATGATGAGCGGCGGCGGATCTGGCGGTGTAAAGATCGTCCTTAAGAATGCAAAGGTAAGCATTGACAAGGTAATCATTAAGAAACAGGACTAA